The genomic DNA TATCTGATCTAAACTTCCTCCTAATAGGAAACAAGCCATTCCAGCAGCCATTGCACAAGCTGATCCAACTTCTGCTTGACAACCACCTTCAGCACCAGAAATTGTTGCATTTTCTTTAATTAAATTTCCAATTATTCCAGCTATTGCAAGCCCCTTTAATATATCTTCATTTCCCAATTTATACTCTTCTCTCATGGCATACAAAAGACCTGGAACAACTCCACAAGCTCCGCAAGTTGGAGCAGTTACAACTCTTCCTCCACTTCCATTTTCCTCGGATACAGCAAGTGTATATGCAAATATTCTTCCTATATATCCACTCTTTGTAGGATTAATTTTTGACTTTCTATAGAAAACAGCAGCTTTTCTAGGATATTTTAATCTACCAGGTAATACTCCTGTAGTTTCAAGCCCTCTTTTTACAGCATCTTCCATAGCTTCCCATATTTCAGTTAGATAGTCAAAAATACCTTCTCCCTCATATTCAACTACATATTCCCACAGCTCTTTATGATTTTCATTACACCATTTTTTTATTTCAGCCATAGTTCCTAATGGATATACTTTTGCTTGGCCTTTTCTATCTTCGTTTTCGTCCATGATAGTTCCACCACCAACAGAAAATACAAGCCACTTATCAAGCTCTTTTCCATCTTTATCAAAAGCTTTAAAAAGCATCCCATTTGGATGATATGGATGAACATATTCTGGTTTCCAAATAATTTGTGTTTCAGCTGGAAGCAATGTTTTTTTGATTATCCAGTCAGTTAAATGCCCTTTTCCTGTAAGTGCAAGTGATCCATATAGCTCAACTGAAAATTTAACTGCATCTGGATTTTTAGCCTTAAATTTTTTTGCTGCTCTTTCAGGTCCCATTGTATGAGAACTTGATGGTCCATTTCCAATTTTAAATAATTCTTTTAAACTATCCATAGTCTACCTCCATTTTTCCCTCAATGCTGTTTAGCAACTAAATTTATTACTTTGTAACCCCGTGAACCTCTCCCACTTAAAATTACTTTGTAATTTTTGAAGTGGGAGCTTCTTCTTGGGAAGTAGTTGCTTTTGTTAGCCAACTATATTTACCAAGCTATCCCCGTAGTTCCTACGGTTCTTTTTATTTTTAGACTGCTTGTCTTATTCTTAGACCTTCAGCCAATATATTTTTAGCGGCGTTTATATCTCTATCGTGATGAGTATGACAAATTAGACAAGTCCACTCTCTTATATCGAGAGTTTTTTTGCCATCCCTATGACCACATACAGAGCAGATTTGACTTGATGGATATAGTCTATCTATTTTTATTATTTCTTTGCCATACCATTTCGCCTTATACTCAAGTTTATTTACAAAACTAGCCCAAGATACATCAGCTATAGATTTTGATAATTTATGATTATGAAGTAATCCTTTTGTATTTAAGTCTTCAATACAGATAATATCGTGGTTTTTGATAATATATGTACTTAGCTTATTTAAGAAATCTGTTCTCATATTCATAATTTTTTCGTGTATTTTAGCTACTTTAATTCTTTGTTTTTGATAATTTCTAGCTTCGTTTAATTTTTTATTTATTTTTTTAGCAATTAGAAATCTTTTAGAAAGTTTTCTTTGTTCTCTTTTTAGTTTGTCTTCTAATTGTTTTCTAAATTTAAGATTTTTTATTTTTTCTCCAGTAGAAAGAATAGCCATATCTTTAATACCTAAATCAATTCCTACTGATGAATTAGTTTTTGGTAATTCCTGAATATCTGTTTCACATAACAAAGAGATAAAATACTTACCACTTCCATTACGCGAGATAGTAACAGATTTTATTATCCCCTCTATTTTTCTATGCACTTTGATTTTTATTAATTCTTTAAGTTTAGGAATTTTTAACCATTTTTCAAAAATATTTACAGTTCCTTTTTGATTATTAGTTGTATAGCTTTGTACTGGATTCTTCTTAGATTTGAACTTAGGAAAACCTATAGATTTATCTCTAAAAAAGTTTTTATATGCTTTATCTAAGTTAATTTGAGCATTAGCAAGAGCAAGACTATCAACTTCTTTTAGAAATTCATAATCTTTTTTATATTTTGCAGGAGTTGGATATTTTATTTTTTTATCAGGATTACCTTTACTTTCTTCATATGCTTTGATTCTATCATTTAGCATAAGATTATAGACAAGACGAACACAACCAAAAGTTTTACTAAAAAATATCTTTTGTTCTTCGCTTGGATAAATTCTAAATTTATATGCTTTTAGTTGTTTCATCAGTCCACCTCCCTCAAAATTATTTACTCTTCTGCCCTTGTTCCTCTATATATTTTTTTATGACTTCAATAGGAGCTCCTCCAGTAGTCAACAAACAAAAACTTTTAGACCAAAACATTTCTTTCCACAGATATTTTCTTATATGTGGAAATTCTTTTTTTATTATCCTAGAACTTGCTGATTTATATGCATTTATGAATTTAGTCAATTCTGTTTTTGGATGAGCCTTGAACATTATATGCACGTGGTCTTTATCGTGATTCCATTGTACTAAAGTAATATGATATGGAACTCCAATTCTTACAAACATATCTTTAGCAAATTCAGAAATTGTATCATCAAATACATTTCTTCTATATTTTACTACAAGAACTAAGTGATAATACAGCAAAAATACTGAATGACAATTACTATCTAATTCCATTGTTTTTACTCCTATTTTTATATATCTACTGATTGTATTATATCACTTTGCCTTCTAAAAAACAATAGGGCAATTCATCGCACCACCTATAGAGCTGGGCGACTTCTTGCCCGTTAGGTTAAAAAGTAAAAGAGAGTGGAGAAAGCTTTCACTCTCTCAGCTTTTTCCACTCCTATGTATGCTACTTTCTAATTTCCCCTTTATATTCTTTCGCAATCATATTAAGAACTTTTTCAACAACATCATTAATTTGTTTTTCATCAAGTGTTTTTTCTTTATCTCTTAACACTATACTAATAGCTACAGATTTTTTACCTGAGTCTATTTTGTCCCCTTCATATACATCAAATATATCAACTTTTTCAATTAGAGATGATATTTTCTTTATACTTTCAACCATATCCCCAACAAGTACATCTCTATCTAAAACAATAGCTAAATCTCTTGTTACTTCAGGATATTTTACGATTCTTTCATATTTTATAGTTTTCTTTCTATATTTATCTAGTTTTGCAAGATCAAGTTCTGCAATATAGACTCTTTCTCTTTTTATATCCATTTTTTCTTGAACATCTGGGTGTATCTCACCAAACACTCCAACTACTTCATTTCCTATAGAAATTTCAGCACTTCTTCCTGGATGGAAGTTTGGATTTTCAGTTCTTGATAATCTATATTTTGTAACTCCAAGATATTCCATTACTTTTTCTACATACCCTTTTATAGTATAAAAATCATAAGATTCTGGCTTTGGATTCCATAAAGTTCTTTCTGGTCTTCCAGCAAGTCCTATACAAATTCTTAGCTCTTCATTTGCTAGTTCATCAGCTGGAGTAAATACTCTTGAAACTTCAGCTAATCTTAGATCAAATTGATTTCTATTTATGTTATCTCTAATATTTGCAAGTAAACTCCAAATAAGTGTAGGTCTTAATATAGCCATATCTTCACTAAGTGGATTACTAATAGGAATTACAGGATCTTTAATATTTAAAATATCCACTACATTACTTGGAATGAATGAATAGTTTACTACTTCTTGAAGCCCTACTTCTCTTATTATTTTTCTTGCATCATCAGCTAATTCAACACTTGCTTCTCTTAATCCTGCACGAATATCTTCTACAGGCATAATAGCTTCTATATTGTCAAATCCATACATTCTAATTATTTCTTCATAGATATCAGCTGTTCTAGTTAAGTCCCCTCTATATACAGGTGGAATAACTACTAATGTATCTTGTGATAATGTTTTTATTCCAAATCCAAGGTTGCTTAAGATTTTTCCAACGACATCTTCTGGAAGTTCTTTTCCAACAAATTTATTAAGTTTTTCAAAACTTAATGGAATTTCACATTTCTTAGGTTTTTCAATATATCTATCAATAGCACCATCAAGAACTTCTCCACCTGCTATTTCAGCAATAAGTGCAACTGCTCTTTCACTTGCTTCTTCTATACCTTCAATATCCATTCCTCTTTCATTTCTATAAGAGGATTCTGTTATAATTCCTAATCTTCTTGCTGTTTTTCTTATATTTGATGGTTCAAAATATGCAACTTCAAGGAAAATATTTTTAGTTTCAGCTGTTATTTCACTTTCAACTCCACCAATTATACCAGCTATTGCTATTGGTCTTTCTTCATCAGCAATAACTAATTCTTCATTATTTAATTCTCTTTCAACTCCATCAAGAGTTATGATTTTTTCACCTGGTTTTGCTGCTCTAACAACAACACTACCATTTTTTACTTTATCTAAATCAAATGCATGCATAGGTTGGTTGTATTCAAACATAACAAAGTTTGTAATATCAACTATATTGTTAATTGGGTGCATTCCCATAGCTCTAATTCTCTTTTTAAGCCATTCAGGAGATTCTCCAACTTTTACATTAGTGATAACTCTACCCATGTATCTTTTGCATCTTTCTTTATCTTCAATATTTACTTTAGCAAATTTTGTAGTTGATTCTATTGTTTCTGTAAAATTTGCTACTGGATATTTTACTTTTCTACCATAATAAGCAGCGATTTCTCTTGCTATCCCTATATGAGATAAGCAGTCAGGTCTATTTGGAGTAATTTCAAGTTCAAATATTACATCATCTAGTCCTGCATATTTTCTATATTCTTCTCCAACTGGAGCGTCTTGTGGAAGGATTATTATTCCATCTCCATTTTCTCCAAGTCCTAACTCAACTTCTGAGCATAGCATTCCAAAAGATTCTACATCTCTTATTTTACTTTTTTTAATTTTAAAATTTCCTGGTAATACTGCACCTATTCTTGCAACTACAACCTTATCTCCAAGTTTGTGATTAGGAGCTCCACATACTATTTGAATAGGCTCTGCTTCCCCAACATTTACTTTTAATAGAGTTAATCTATCAGAATTTGGGTGTCTATCATATTCAACAATCTCTCCAATTACAACACGTTCAAGATCTTTTCCTTGAATATCTATAGCTTCAACTTCTTGACCTATCATAGTCAAGGCGTTATCTAGTTCTTTTATATTTTCCTTTATATCTACATACTGTTTCAACCAGTCTAAAGAAATTAACATTATTCTCCTCCAGAATTACTTAAATTGTTTTAAAAATCTTACATCATTTTCAAAGAATGCTCTTAGGTCATTTATTCCATGTCTTAACATAGCAACTCTTTCTATTCCCATTCCGAAAGCAAATCCGCTTACTTCATTAGGGTCATAACCTACAGCTTTTAAAACTTCTGGGTCTACCATTCCACAACCCATAATTTCTACCCAACCACTGTCTTTACACATTCTACAACCTTTTCCTTTACATACAGCACATTGAATATCAACTTCTGCTGATGGCTCTGTAAATGGGAAAAAGTGAGGTCTAAATCTTACTTCTGTGTCTCCAAAAATTTTCTTTAGTGAATTTGTAAGTATAGCTTTAAAGTTTGCAAATGATATATTTTCTCCAACCATTAATCCTTCCATTTGATGGAACATAGGAGTATGAGATATATCGTAGTCAGGTCTATACACTTTACCTGGACATATCATTCTAAATGGTGGTTTGTGATTTTGCATATATCTTATCTGTACAGGAGATGTTTGAGTTCTTAAAACAACATCATGATTTATATAGAATGTGTCAGTAATATCTCTTGACGGATGAGTTTCTGGAATATTTAAAGCATCAAAATTTAAAGCAACTTTTTCAACTTCTGGTCCATCTGCTATATCAAATCCCATTTCGATAAAGATATTTTTCATAAAATCCATAGTTTCTGTAATAGGATGTGTAGTTCCTAACACATTTTTCTTTCCTGGAAGAGTAATATCAATTATCTCTTGTGCCAATCTTTCATTTTTTTCCTTCTCTTTTAGTTCCGAATTTTTTTGTTCAAGAGCTTTACTGATAAACTCTCTAGTTTCATTTACAAGCTGCCCCATAACAGGTCTTTCTTCAGGAGTAAGTTCTCTCATCCCTTTAGATATTTCTGTTAGTTCTCCCTTTTTTCCGAGCAACTTAACTCTGATTTCATCCAATTGTTGTAAAGATTCTGCTTGGGATATACTAATTCCCGCAGCTTCTTTTAACTGTGCTACCTTCTCTTTCATTTTTCCTCCCTAATTTAAAAGGCTTATATTTTAAAATTTTAATTATACACAATATTAAATCTACCCCATTATATGTTTGTGTACAAATTCAAATCCATTTTTATCTATATTCAAAATCCCATACTCTCCATCTCTAACAGCTCCTGGATTAAAAAGTGTGACTTTGTTTATAATCTCTTTATAAGGAATATGGGTATGTCCAAATACAGCTGCGTTACAACCTAAAATTTCAGCTCTTTTTAAAATTGAACCATATGAAGATTTAACCCCATATTCATGACCATGAGCTAGAAGGATTTTTACTCCTTCTAGCTCAATAATCATTTCATCACTGTATTTTCTATCAAATATATCACAATTACCTCTTACGATGTAATACTGAGAATTAGGATAGACAAAAGAGAGTTCCTCTCCATCATTACTATGATCTCCTGCACATAATACAACATCAGGTTTCTCAAGTTCATAGATATTTATTAACGTTTCAAATCTACCATGTGAATCTGATATAATCAATACTTTCATTTCCTTATCCTATAAATATAGGTGCCTTACCTTTCTCTAATAATTTTACTCCATTTTTTCCAACTATTTTTTCTAAGAAATAGTTTCTGCTTAAGTTACCCATTATAAAGATATCTGCTTCATCTACTTTAGCTAAAACATCTTCATATTTATTGTGATTTAACTCTCCGTGGTATACTTTTTTACCATTTTGTTCCATGTATTCAATAAGTTGATTTTTATCTTGCTTATCTCTATTTATAACAAAAGAGTGAAATTCTGTAATTTCTGGGAAAAGATGGATAAAGTGATAACAGCTTCTATTTACCTTAACTCCATCATCATTTCCGATATATATTTTTTCCATTTTCTGAAGAGGTCTATCTCCTATCAGAAGCATTGTTTTATAATTTCCTTTTAGAATGTTGATCTCTCTTTCTCCAAGGATATCATTTTTTCCTATTACTAACATATCACAAGTTTTCATATGATCTGTTACAACATCTACTATGTTTCCAATGTCGCAAACAAGTTCTTCTTCTAAGCCCTTGTCTTTAAAACATTTTTTAAGACTGTCCATCTCAGCTTGTTCTACTGCATCCCAGCCCTGTAACATAAGAGGTACTCTTCCTGCCATTATAAGACCATCAGGTGTTGTCATTATCTTTTCTCTGTCAACATCTCTCACATAAAGTGCCTCAATTTTAAAACCTAAACTTCTTTTAAGATAGATGACTGTGTCGATAAGTGCATCTCTTTCAATCTCATTTCCAAATAATACTAGTGCTTTTCTCATAAGTAAAACCTCCCCATAAATTTGTAAAATGTGATAAAAAATTATTCTACAGTTTCTTCAGTAGCCATTTCTTCTTCATCTATATCATCATCTTCAGAATCATAAGAATCCTCTTCTATGTCGATTATATCAGCATCGTCAAGATTCTCATCTTCTTCGTCTTCAGATCTTACTCTTGTTATTGAAACCACTTTTTCATCTTTTCCATCCACTTTCATTATGATGACCCCTTGAGTAGCACGTCCATATAGCACTATATCTTCAACAGCCATTCTAATTACTATTCCAGAAGTTGTAATTGCCATAAGTTCCTCTCCGTCATATACGCAAAGTACTGATACAACATCTCCTGTCTTAGCATTACATCTAAGGTTAATTACTCCCTTACCTGTTCTATTTTGAAGTGGATATTCATCTATTCTAGTTCTCTTTCCATATCCATTTTCTGTTATTGTAAGTATTCTTCCGTTATCCACATCTTTTATTAAAAGAGCTGATACAACAGCATCTCCATGTCTTAGAGTAAGCCCCTTAACACCCATGGTATCTCTTCCTGTAGGTCTTACATCTTTACATGCAAATCTTATAGAGTATCCATTTTTAGTTGCAAGTAAGATTTCTTCTTGATCTATTTTTTCTATAAGTCCTACATATATTATATCATCATCTTCTTTAATTTTGATAGCTTTTAACCCAGAATTATTGATATTTTTATATTCATCAAGATTTGTTTTCTTAACAAGCCCATTTTTAGTGACAAATATAAGCTCATTATCTTGAGAAAAATCTCTAGTTCTAATGATAGATCTTATCTTTTCTCCCTCTTCAAGCTTAATTATGTTGCTCATTAATCTTCCTCTTGATTGTTTTGAAGTTTCAGGGATTTCATAAACTTTTAAGTTATAAACTTTACCTTTGTCTGTAAATACCATAAGTGTATCATGGTTTGTTGCAGCATCTATACTTTCAACGAAATCATCTTCTATAGTATTTTGACTAGCTACCCCTTTTCCTCCTCTACGTTGAGCCTTATATTTGCTAAGTTCCATTCTCTTTACATAACCTTTGCTTGTAAAAGTTAGAATAACTTTTTCATCTTTTATTAAATCTTCAGGCTTAATTTCAAGTCTTGATTTTTGAATTTCTGTTCTTCTCTCATCATCATATTTTTCTTTAAGTTCTATTAACTCAGTTTTCATAATATCATATATTCTTGAATCATGAGCTAATATCTCTCTTAATTCAGCTATATATTTTTCAATTTCAGCATATTCAGCTTCAATTTTTTCTCTTTCAAGTCCAGTTAATCTTTGAAGTTTCATATCTAGAATAGCTCTTGCTTGAACATCTGAAAAAGCATATTTTCCCATAAGTTCTTCTCTAGCTTGATTGGCGTCACTTGCACCTCTAATAAGCTCTATTATTCTATCAATATTATCTAGTGCTATTCTAAATCCTTGTAAAATATGAGCTCTTTTTTCAGCTTTATCTAAGTTAAACTGAGTTCTTCTAGTTATTACTTCAAATCTATGTTTTATGTATTCTTCAATTATCTCTTTTAAATTTAATACTTTTGGAGTATTGTTAACAAGTGCTAACATAATTATTCCAAATGTACTTCTAAGTTCTGTATATTTATATAATTTATTTAAAATAAGCTCAGGCTCTTCACCTTTTTTAAGCTCAATTACTACTCTTATTCCTTCTCTATCTGATTCATCTCTTAAATCTGAAATTCCTGTAACTTTTTTCTCTTTTACAAGATTTGCAATTCTCTCAATTAGAGTAGATTTGTTAAGTTGATATGGTATTTCTTTTATTATAATATTTATTTTCCCATTTTTCAACTCTTCGATTTCTATCTTACCTCTTACTCTAACTTTTCCTCTACCTGTTAGATAAGCATCAATTATTCCTTTTTTCCCATCTATTATACCACCTGTAGGGAAATCGGGCCCTTTTATATACTCCATTAAGTCCATTGGAGTAAGCTCAGGATTATCTATTAGTGCCAAAGTTCCGTCTACTACTTCTCCTAAATTATGAGGTGGAATATTTGTTGCCATTCCAACAGCTATCCCTGTTGCTCCATTTATAAGTAAGTTTGGTAATTTAGCTGGCAATACAGTAGGCTCATCTAATGAATCATCAAAGTTTTTTCTAAAATCTATTGTATTTTTATCAATATCTTCTAAAAGTTCCGTTGTGATCTTAGCCATTCTTGCCTCAGTATATCTCATTGCTGCTGCAGAATCTCCATCTATTGAACCAAAGTTTCCATGTCCTGAAACAAGTGGATATCTGTAGTTAAAATCTTGAGCCATTCTAACCATTGTTCCATAAACAGCTGAATCTCCATGTGGATGGTATTTACCCAAAACTTCCCCAACGATTCTTGCTGATTTTTTATATGGTTTATCAAAAGTCATACCAAGTTCATTCATAGCAAAAAGTATTCTTCTGTGTACTGGTTTCATTCCATCTCTAACATCTGGAAGTGCTCTACTTACAATAACACTCATGGAATAATCAAGATATGATTCTTTCATTTCATCTTCAATGTATCTGTTATTTATATTTGACATATTCTCTAACTGCCTAGGCAGTGTCCCTCCCTTTTTTCTCTTTTTTTAATAGGTATAAAATCCAAAATTAGATATCTAGATTTTTTACATATTCAGCATTTTCCTCTATAAACTCTCTTCTAGGTTCAACTTTGTCTCCCATTAGTTTATCAAATAGCATATCTGCAGCTCTTGCATCATCTATTGAAACTCTAAGTAGTGTTCTGTGTTCTGGATCCATTGTTGTTTCCCAAAGCTGTTCAGGATTCATCTCTCCTAATCCTTTATATCTTTGTAGAGTATATCTCTTGTTATCATCTTCAAATTCTGCTGTTGCTTCAGCTAGTTCTCTATCTGAATATGCATATTTTATTTGTTTTCCATAAGAGATTTTATATAGTGGTGGTTGAGCAATATATACATTTCCATTGTAGATTAGTTCTACCATATATCTGTATATAAATGTCAATAAAAGCGTTCTAATATGAGCTCCGTCAACGTCGGCGTCTGTCATTAGAATAATTTTTCCATATCTTAACTTTGTAATATCAAAATTATCTCCAATTCCAGCTCCAAATGCTGTAATCATAGCTCTTACTTCATTATTTTCTAAAGCTTTATGAAGTCCTGCCTTTTCAACGTTTAATATTTTTCCTCTTAGAGGTAGTATTGCTTGGTGAAATCTATCTCTTCCTTGCTTTGCTGATCCTCCTGCTGAATCTCCCTCAACTATATAAAGTTCACATTCTTCAGGATTTTTAGATGAACAATCTGCTAATTTTCCAGGAAGTGATCCCACTTCTAAAGCTGATTTTCTAAGTACTAATTCTCTTGCTCTTTGTGCTGCTTCTCTAGCTTTTCTAGAGTTTAATATCTTTTCTATTATTATTTTTGTATCAGATGGATTATCTTCTAATACCATTTTTAAAGCATTTCCAACTACTGTTGATACAACTCCTGTAACCTCAGAGTTTCCAAGTTTTGTCTTAGTTTGACCTTCAAATTGTGGCTGAGCTACTTTTACAGAAACTATTGCAATAATTCCTTCTCTTATATCATTTCCTTGAAGGTTTTTATCTTTTTCTTTTAAGATTCCTTGGCTCTTTCCTACATCATTTATAGTTCTTGTAAGAGCAGTTCTAAATCCTTGAACATGTGTTCCTCCTTCATGAGTATTGATATTATTTACAAATGAATATATAACTTCATTTTGATTTACAGTATAAGTAAAAGCTACTTCGACTGCTATATTATCAACTTCTCCAACCATATGAATAGGATCTTTTATAAGCTTTTCTGTATCTTTTGTTATCTCTTTTAAAAAGTCTGATATTCCACCTTCAAATTCAAATACTTCTTTTTTAAATGGTTCTTTTCTTGAATCTGTAATTGTTATTACAAGTCCTTTATTTAGGTAAGCAAGTTCTTTAAGTCTGTTTTTAAGCGTATTATAATCAAATACTAAAGTTTCAAATATCTCAAAGTCAGGCTTAAATCTTACTGTTGTTCCGTGGTCATCTGACTCGCCTATCTCTTTTACTGGTGCTTCTGGAATCCCTCTATCATATTTTTGATACCAAATTTTACCATTTTTTCTAACTTCTACTTCTGTCCATTCTGATAGAGCATTTACTACTGAAATACCAACTCCGTGAAGTCCTCCAGATACTTTATAGTTATTGTTTTCAAATTTTCCTCCAGCATGAAGTACTGTCAATACTATTTCAAGTGCTGATTTTCCATATTTTGGATGGATATCAATAGGGATACCTCTTCCATTATCTATAACTTCTATTACATTATTTGGAAGTATATTTACTTCGATATGTGTACAAAAACCTGCAAGAGCTTCGTCAACTGAGTTGTCTACTACCTCCCACACTAAATGGTGCAGACCTCTTTCTGAAGTTGTACCTATATACATTCCCGGTCTTTTTCTAACTGCTTCCAATCCTTCCAATACCGTAATATCTTCTGCTTGATAATTATTACTCACTTCTATATACCTCCAACTATACTAAAAAATTCTTTTGCTCTTCTAAATAGTGCCTGTGTTGTATATCCAGTTAGATAAATTTTTCTATCTGTTACAACTACACTTCTTTCTATTCCCAATGCTAAATTTTTAATCTCTTTATTAGAGAAAACACTAGCATTTTCAGGATTTTTAAAATGTATATAATCAATAATAAGGATAACTTGGGAACTGGGTATTACCAAATCATCTTCTAAATAAAGATACATTAATAATTGCCCCTTCTAAATTTCCTATCTTTTTTTTCTTCTATACAAACTTTACAAAACTCTTCCCCTTCAGTACTTTCAAATATCATGCCACAGCTTTTACATTTTTTATACCCGTGAGAAAGCAAATATTTTTCTCTTTCTGTAGCAATTTTTCTTAAGTAATCAAGTTTTTTGATTATTCCCTCATTAGACATATCCATATCTCTTATAACTGAACCATTTAGATTGTCATGAGTTTCTTCTACCTCTTCTTCTACTT from Fusobacterium hominis includes the following:
- the gyrA gene encoding DNA gyrase subunit A, whose amino-acid sequence is MSNINNRYIEDEMKESYLDYSMSVIVSRALPDVRDGMKPVHRRILFAMNELGMTFDKPYKKSARIVGEVLGKYHPHGDSAVYGTMVRMAQDFNYRYPLVSGHGNFGSIDGDSAAAMRYTEARMAKITTELLEDIDKNTIDFRKNFDDSLDEPTVLPAKLPNLLINGATGIAVGMATNIPPHNLGEVVDGTLALIDNPELTPMDLMEYIKGPDFPTGGIIDGKKGIIDAYLTGRGKVRVRGKIEIEELKNGKINIIIKEIPYQLNKSTLIERIANLVKEKKVTGISDLRDESDREGIRVVIELKKGEEPELILNKLYKYTELRSTFGIIMLALVNNTPKVLNLKEIIEEYIKHRFEVITRRTQFNLDKAEKRAHILQGFRIALDNIDRIIELIRGASDANQAREELMGKYAFSDVQARAILDMKLQRLTGLEREKIEAEYAEIEKYIAELREILAHDSRIYDIMKTELIELKEKYDDERRTEIQKSRLEIKPEDLIKDEKVILTFTSKGYVKRMELSKYKAQRRGGKGVASQNTIEDDFVESIDAATNHDTLMVFTDKGKVYNLKVYEIPETSKQSRGRLMSNIIKLEEGEKIRSIIRTRDFSQDNELIFVTKNGLVKKTNLDEYKNINNSGLKAIKIKEDDDIIYVGLIEKIDQEEILLATKNGYSIRFACKDVRPTGRDTMGVKGLTLRHGDAVVSALLIKDVDNGRILTITENGYGKRTRIDEYPLQNRTGKGVINLRCNAKTGDVVSVLCVYDGEELMAITTSGIVIRMAVEDIVLYGRATQGVIIMKVDGKDEKVVSITRVRSEDEEDENLDDADIIDIEEDSYDSEDDDIDEEEMATEETVE
- the gyrB gene encoding DNA topoisomerase (ATP-hydrolyzing) subunit B is translated as MSNNYQAEDITVLEGLEAVRKRPGMYIGTTSERGLHHLVWEVVDNSVDEALAGFCTHIEVNILPNNVIEVIDNGRGIPIDIHPKYGKSALEIVLTVLHAGGKFENNNYKVSGGLHGVGISVVNALSEWTEVEVRKNGKIWYQKYDRGIPEAPVKEIGESDDHGTTVRFKPDFEIFETLVFDYNTLKNRLKELAYLNKGLVITITDSRKEPFKKEVFEFEGGISDFLKEITKDTEKLIKDPIHMVGEVDNIAVEVAFTYTVNQNEVIYSFVNNINTHEGGTHVQGFRTALTRTINDVGKSQGILKEKDKNLQGNDIREGIIAIVSVKVAQPQFEGQTKTKLGNSEVTGVVSTVVGNALKMVLEDNPSDTKIIIEKILNSRKAREAAQRARELVLRKSALEVGSLPGKLADCSSKNPEECELYIVEGDSAGGSAKQGRDRFHQAILPLRGKILNVEKAGLHKALENNEVRAMITAFGAGIGDNFDITKLRYGKIILMTDADVDGAHIRTLLLTFIYRYMVELIYNGNVYIAQPPLYKISYGKQIKYAYSDRELAEATAEFEDDNKRYTLQRYKGLGEMNPEQLWETTMDPEHRTLLRVSIDDARAADMLFDKLMGDKVEPRREFIEENAEYVKNLDI
- the remB gene encoding extracellular matrix regulator RemB, with product MYLYLEDDLVIPSSQVILIIDYIHFKNPENASVFSNKEIKNLALGIERSVVVTDRKIYLTGYTTQALFRRAKEFFSIVGGI